The Streptomyces sp. NBC_00162 genome window below encodes:
- a CDS encoding CarD family transcriptional regulator, whose translation MTKSAVPRRHLPSSPFKAPVEQPIRQFSVGDRVTHDEHGLGRVVGIEEGIAVLVDFGSVQKRVLSPYTKMAAL comes from the coding sequence ATGACAAAGTCAGCAGTACCTCGCCGCCATTTGCCGTCCAGCCCGTTCAAGGCCCCCGTGGAACAGCCCATCCGGCAGTTCAGCGTCGGCGACCGGGTTACTCACGATGAGCACGGCCTCGGCCGTGTCGTCGGAATCGAGGAGGGGATCGCTGTTCTCGTCGACTTCGGGTCGGTCCAGAAACGAGTCCTGAGCCCATACACCAAGATGGCCGCGCTCTGA
- a CDS encoding putative quinol monooxygenase, giving the protein MTTTVEYIRYRIALDDQQAFEDAYTRAAEALAASPECIDYELARCEEEKERYILRIRWTSVDAHLNGFRKGEHFPAFFSAIRPYVTAIEEMQHYLVTSVVGTGKAAG; this is encoded by the coding sequence ATGACCACCACCGTCGAATACATCCGCTACCGGATCGCATTAGACGACCAGCAGGCCTTCGAGGACGCGTACACCCGGGCGGCCGAGGCCCTGGCCGCCTCGCCCGAGTGCATCGACTACGAACTGGCCCGCTGCGAGGAGGAGAAGGAGCGCTACATCCTCCGTATCCGCTGGACCTCGGTCGACGCCCACCTCAACGGCTTCCGCAAGGGCGAGCACTTCCCCGCCTTCTTCAGCGCGATCCGGCCGTACGTGACGGCCATCGAGGAGATGCAGCACTACCTCGTGACGTCCGTCGTCGGAACAGGAAAGGCCGCAGGGTAA
- a CDS encoding thiamine pyrophosphate-binding protein, producing the protein MNTGATPGRERLIEQFKADGLNVMFGNPGTVEQGFLDAVDAAEDFQYILALQETVAAGIADGYARATGGAALLQLHSGVGLGNGIGMLYQSLRGHTPLVVVAGDAGVRYDAMDAQMASDLVAMAKPVTKYATRVTDRNSVLRTIRRAVKIALTPPRGPVFVALPMDVLDELNSEPVLPATVPLTDVAPSPASVGRAAELLASAERPVVLIGDGVSLSGAQNELAAVAELLGADVYEVDSSEVNIAASHPLRRGQTGHMFGPHSKDLVGHADGVLIVGTYVFPEVFPELESPFREGAKVVHIDLNAYEIAKNHPVDLGLAADPKQALRALAGVLEHRLTPQQRAAAAARIDVRARERAREAKAQTDDGTPMSVFLRTLAERTGGDLIVFDEALTTSPLVTKYLPAERPGDYHLTRGGSLGVGFPGAVGAKLARPDRLVVGFAGDGGSMYTYQALWTAARHGIDAKFVVCNNRKYRLLDDNIAQYWRERDIPEHGFPGSFDLSHPEIDFAGLARSLGASGMRVEKPDEAAAAVSRMLAHPGPFLVDIQI; encoded by the coding sequence ATGAATACCGGAGCCACTCCCGGACGGGAAAGGCTGATCGAGCAGTTCAAGGCCGACGGCCTGAATGTGATGTTCGGAAATCCGGGGACGGTGGAACAGGGATTCCTCGACGCGGTGGACGCGGCAGAGGACTTCCAGTACATCCTCGCTCTCCAGGAGACCGTGGCCGCCGGTATCGCCGACGGATACGCCCGGGCGACCGGCGGCGCGGCACTCCTCCAGCTGCACTCCGGGGTGGGGCTGGGCAACGGCATCGGGATGCTCTACCAGTCGCTGCGCGGCCACACCCCGCTCGTCGTGGTCGCCGGTGACGCCGGGGTCCGCTACGACGCCATGGACGCGCAGATGGCGTCCGATCTGGTGGCGATGGCCAAGCCGGTGACGAAGTACGCGACCCGGGTCACCGACCGGAACTCCGTGCTCCGCACCATCCGGCGGGCCGTGAAGATCGCGCTCACCCCGCCCCGCGGGCCCGTGTTCGTGGCGCTGCCGATGGACGTGCTGGACGAGCTCAACTCCGAGCCCGTGCTGCCCGCCACGGTGCCGCTCACGGACGTGGCGCCCTCGCCGGCCTCGGTGGGGCGGGCGGCCGAGCTGCTCGCCTCCGCCGAGCGGCCCGTCGTCCTCATCGGCGACGGGGTCTCGCTCTCCGGGGCGCAGAACGAACTGGCCGCCGTCGCCGAGCTGCTGGGCGCCGACGTGTACGAGGTCGACTCCTCCGAGGTCAACATCGCGGCCTCGCACCCGCTGCGGCGGGGCCAGACGGGTCACATGTTCGGCCCGCACAGCAAGGACCTCGTAGGGCACGCCGACGGGGTGCTGATCGTGGGCACCTATGTCTTCCCGGAGGTGTTCCCCGAACTGGAGAGCCCCTTCCGGGAGGGCGCGAAGGTCGTCCACATCGACCTCAACGCCTATGAGATCGCCAAGAACCACCCGGTGGACCTGGGCCTCGCCGCGGATCCCAAGCAGGCGCTGCGCGCGCTGGCCGGCGTACTGGAACACCGGCTGACCCCGCAGCAGCGGGCCGCCGCGGCGGCCCGGATCGACGTACGGGCCCGGGAACGGGCCCGCGAGGCAAAGGCGCAGACCGACGACGGCACGCCGATGTCGGTCTTCCTGCGGACCCTGGCCGAGCGCACCGGCGGAGACCTGATCGTCTTCGACGAGGCGCTGACCACCTCCCCGCTGGTCACGAAGTACCTGCCCGCGGAGCGCCCGGGCGACTACCACCTCACCCGGGGCGGTTCGCTGGGCGTGGGCTTCCCGGGCGCGGTCGGCGCCAAGCTGGCCCGTCCGGACCGGCTCGTCGTCGGCTTCGCGGGCGACGGCGGCTCGATGTACACGTACCAGGCGCTGTGGACTGCGGCCCGGCACGGCATCGACGCCAAGTTCGTCGTCTGCAACAACCGCAAGTACCGGCTGCTGGACGACAACATCGCCCAGTACTGGCGGGAGCGGGACATCCCCGAGCACGGGTTCCCGGGCTCCTTCGACCTCTCGCACCCCGAGATCGACTTCGCCGGGCTCGCGCGGTCGCTCGGCGCCAGCGGGATGCGGGTGGAGAAGCCGGACGAGGCGGCCGCGGCCGTGAGCCGGATGCTGGCCCACCCCGGTCCGTTCCTCGTCGACATCCAGATCTGA
- a CDS encoding nuclear transport factor 2 family protein, producing MTEVTRERVQAAYAALGSGDRARILEYYSEDLRWLVPGNHPLAGWYESLDAFLELMGQTHKLTGGTFRMDLEAVLVGEDCSADVCRNVALRDGADQDSRSPYERMDYPVFHYMRWRDGRIVEGRDGLFGDTASAFSQFWAPFAPDGTRRDR from the coding sequence ATGACCGAAGTGACACGGGAGCGGGTCCAGGCGGCCTACGCCGCCCTCGGCTCCGGCGACCGGGCGCGCATCCTGGAGTACTACTCCGAGGACCTGCGCTGGCTGGTGCCGGGCAACCACCCGCTCGCCGGCTGGTACGAGAGCCTGGACGCCTTCCTGGAGCTGATGGGGCAGACCCACAAGCTCACGGGCGGCACCTTCCGGATGGACCTGGAAGCGGTCCTGGTCGGCGAGGACTGTTCCGCCGACGTGTGCCGCAACGTCGCCCTGCGCGACGGCGCGGACCAGGACAGCCGGTCCCCGTACGAGCGGATGGACTACCCGGTCTTCCACTACATGCGGTGGCGGGACGGCCGGATCGTCGAGGGCCGCGACGGGCTGTTCGGCGACACGGCCTCCGCCTTCAGCCAGTTCTGGGCGCCGTTCGCGCCGGACGGAACCCGCAGGGACCGATAG
- a CDS encoding barstar family protein yields MTLDPQPLAPALAAAEAAGWTALRLDLDGVRGKAELMRRCGDALRLPEWFGGNWDALADSLRDLSWLPDAAGRLVAVTSWRGFADARPGDWEVLVEILEEAVDFWREAEGAAPPLTVLLAESGPGPVAGAPPRTPRLKRRRG; encoded by the coding sequence ATGACCCTGGACCCGCAGCCGCTCGCCCCTGCGCTCGCCGCCGCCGAAGCCGCCGGGTGGACGGCCCTACGGCTGGACCTGGACGGCGTACGGGGGAAGGCCGAGCTGATGCGGCGTTGCGGGGACGCCCTGCGGCTGCCGGAGTGGTTCGGGGGGAACTGGGACGCGCTGGCCGATTCGCTCCGGGACCTGTCGTGGTTGCCGGACGCCGCGGGGCGGCTGGTGGCCGTGACCTCGTGGCGGGGCTTCGCCGATGCGCGGCCGGGTGACTGGGAGGTCCTGGTCGAGATCCTCGAGGAGGCCGTCGATTTCTGGCGGGAGGCCGAGGGGGCTGCGCCGCCGCTGACCGTGCTGCTCGCCGAGTCCGGGCCCGGGCCGGTTGCCGGGGCTCCGCCCCGGACCCCGCGCCTCAAGCGCCGGCGGGGCTGA
- a CDS encoding UBP-type zinc finger domain-containing protein, translating to MTMDLLCTHIDQIRPVKPGTEGCEECLIAGDSWVHLRMCLSCGHVGCCDSSKNRHATRHYRTSEHPIAASHEPGEDWAWCYADQLMLDPA from the coding sequence ATGACGATGGACCTGTTGTGCACGCACATCGATCAGATACGTCCGGTGAAGCCCGGGACCGAGGGCTGCGAGGAGTGCCTCATCGCCGGTGACAGCTGGGTACATCTGCGGATGTGCCTCAGCTGCGGGCACGTCGGATGCTGTGATTCCTCGAAGAACCGTCACGCCACCCGGCACTACCGCACGTCCGAGCACCCCATCGCCGCCTCGCACGAGCCCGGCGAGGACTGGGCCTGGTGCTACGCCGACCAGCTGATGCTGGACCCGGCGTGA
- a CDS encoding ribonuclease domain-containing protein produces MIFRNVPRSLLRLLGAVFLCAALVGAVGCGGKEPASPVAASSRAVPGAAPSWAKGMATVRADALPQQARDVLALIDKGGPYPYRQDGTVFGNFEKILPKQKRGYYHEFTVRTPGERDRGARRIVTGEGGEFFYTDDHYDTFKAVLR; encoded by the coding sequence ATGATCTTTCGGAACGTGCCCCGATCGTTGCTGCGTTTGCTGGGGGCCGTGTTCCTGTGTGCCGCGCTGGTCGGTGCGGTGGGCTGCGGCGGGAAGGAACCCGCGTCACCTGTCGCGGCCAGTTCCCGTGCCGTCCCCGGTGCCGCTCCTTCGTGGGCGAAGGGGATGGCGACCGTACGGGCCGACGCGCTGCCGCAGCAGGCCCGGGACGTGCTCGCGCTCATCGACAAGGGCGGGCCGTATCCGTACCGCCAGGACGGGACGGTCTTCGGGAACTTCGAGAAGATCCTGCCCAAGCAGAAGCGCGGCTATTACCACGAGTTCACGGTGAGGACGCCGGGGGAACGGGACCGCGGGGCCCGGCGGATCGTGACGGGTGAGGGTGGGGAGTTCTTCTACACGGACGACCACTACGACACCTTCAAGGCGGTTCTCCGATGA
- a CDS encoding type 1 glutamine amidotransferase domain-containing protein, translating to MSRKILVIVSEHGYWAEELIGPVSKFDERGYEVIFATPTGKRAHALPPSLDANYIDPPLGRSVTTEENARLGREFEQSSRLDSPLDIEAWVPERPYTSDAGYLPKLEQYHRDLDKIDADIADYDAILIVGGSGPIADLANNERVHALILAFKKAGKVVAAECYGVACLAFARDWSDRRSIIWGKHVTGHCKEYDYKDGTGFLGTDFNMGPPPYPLEYILRDATGPRGAYHGNFGKPVSVIVDFPFVTGRSTPDSYLTGQKIVEVLEDGLTRYGW from the coding sequence GTGAGCAGAAAGATTCTGGTCATTGTCTCCGAACACGGTTACTGGGCCGAAGAACTGATAGGGCCCGTATCGAAGTTCGATGAGCGGGGCTACGAGGTCATATTCGCCACGCCGACCGGAAAGCGTGCACACGCTCTCCCGCCGAGCCTCGACGCGAACTACATCGATCCTCCACTGGGACGCTCGGTCACCACCGAGGAGAACGCCCGGCTGGGCCGGGAGTTCGAGCAGTCGAGCCGGCTCGACTCGCCGCTCGACATCGAGGCGTGGGTTCCCGAACGCCCGTACACGAGCGACGCGGGCTACCTGCCCAAGCTGGAGCAGTACCACCGCGATCTGGACAAGATCGACGCCGACATCGCCGACTACGACGCGATCCTCATCGTCGGCGGCAGCGGCCCGATCGCCGACCTCGCCAACAACGAGCGCGTGCACGCCCTGATCCTGGCCTTCAAGAAGGCCGGCAAGGTCGTGGCCGCGGAGTGCTACGGGGTCGCCTGCCTGGCCTTCGCCCGGGACTGGAGCGACCGCAGGAGCATCATCTGGGGCAAGCACGTGACCGGCCACTGCAAGGAGTACGACTACAAGGACGGCACCGGATTCCTCGGTACCGACTTCAACATGGGGCCGCCGCCGTACCCGCTGGAGTACATCCTGCGTGATGCGACGGGCCCGCGCGGCGCGTACCACGGGAATTTCGGAAAGCCCGTGTCGGTCATCGTCGACTTCCCGTTCGTGACGGGACGGTCCACCCCGGACTCGTACCTCACGGGACAGAAGATCGTGGAAGTCCTCGAGGACGGTCTCACCCGATACGGCTGGTAA
- a CDS encoding MFS transporter, translating into MTSMPHERPGRHPGDSRKPAAPVPDEVPRPSSPWGSRDFRTLFGATTLNQLGTNTGHVAVPLLALTSLDASPAQVGTLAALATLAFLLIGLPAGAWVDRLRTRGVLIAADLARAALFASLPLAWWLDALTLTQLYLVVLLNGCATVFSDVGSQSVLPQLVGRGGLVRANAAMVTLMAAANIAGRGVGGVLIAALTAPFALACSSAAYLVSALRLTRIRPAPTPPGGVRTSLRSQIGEGLRHVLGHPELRALALAAGLTNLGGSIVNAMLPVLFVRELGLSPASLGLFWAAGGAGLLLGARLARPFAARVGYGRALLLSLTPAALLVPLLDHGPWLWLAGAGWMVSSMKIGSDNVLGVSLRQHLTPDPLLGRMNATFRFMLTGAIALGAAASGLLAELTTLHTTLWTGAAILAVSFLPVALSPIRGRRMAV; encoded by the coding sequence ATGACATCCATGCCCCACGAGCGGCCGGGTCGGCATCCCGGGGACTCCCGGAAGCCGGCCGCACCGGTCCCGGACGAAGTCCCCCGCCCCTCCTCTCCCTGGGGCAGCCGGGACTTCCGTACCCTCTTCGGCGCCACCACGCTCAACCAGCTCGGCACCAACACCGGCCACGTGGCCGTCCCGCTGCTCGCCCTCACCTCCCTCGACGCCTCCCCCGCGCAGGTCGGCACCCTCGCCGCGCTGGCCACGCTCGCCTTCCTGCTGATCGGCCTGCCGGCCGGCGCCTGGGTCGACCGGCTGCGCACCCGCGGCGTACTGATCGCGGCGGACCTCGCCCGGGCGGCCCTCTTCGCCTCGCTCCCGCTCGCGTGGTGGCTGGACGCGCTGACCCTGACCCAGCTCTACCTGGTCGTCCTCCTGAACGGCTGCGCGACCGTGTTCTCGGACGTGGGCTCGCAGAGCGTGCTGCCCCAGCTGGTCGGCCGGGGCGGCCTGGTCCGGGCGAACGCCGCCATGGTGACCCTCATGGCCGCCGCCAACATCGCCGGACGCGGCGTGGGCGGCGTACTGATCGCCGCACTCACCGCCCCGTTCGCACTGGCCTGCTCCTCGGCCGCGTACCTCGTCTCGGCGCTCCGCCTCACCCGGATCCGGCCCGCCCCGACCCCGCCGGGAGGCGTCCGTACGTCCTTGCGGTCCCAGATCGGGGAGGGCCTGCGGCACGTGCTGGGCCACCCCGAACTGCGCGCCCTGGCCCTGGCCGCCGGCCTGACCAACCTGGGCGGCTCGATCGTCAACGCCATGCTGCCGGTGCTCTTCGTACGGGAGCTGGGCCTCTCCCCCGCCTCGCTGGGCCTGTTCTGGGCGGCGGGCGGTGCGGGGCTGCTCCTGGGCGCCCGGCTGGCCCGCCCCTTCGCGGCGCGCGTGGGCTACGGCCGCGCCCTGCTGCTGAGCCTGACGCCGGCGGCGCTGCTGGTACCGCTGCTGGACCACGGCCCGTGGCTGTGGCTGGCGGGCGCCGGCTGGATGGTGTCCAGCATGAAGATCGGCTCGGACAACGTCCTCGGGGTCAGCCTCCGCCAACACCTGACCCCGGACCCCCTGCTGGGCCGCATGAACGCCACTTTCCGCTTCATGCTGACGGGCGCCATCGCCCTGGGCGCGGCGGCCTCGGGCCTCCTGGCGGAGCTCACCACGCTGCACACGACCCTGTGGACGGGCGCGGCGATCCTGGCGGTGTCGTTCCTGCCGGTGGCACTGTCACCGATCCGGGGACGGCGGATGGCGGTGTGA
- a CDS encoding group II truncated hemoglobin, translated as MSTTPTIYEWMGGAEAMNRLTDAFYGHALQDEILAPVFAGMDSEHPQHVAVWLSEVFGGPSDYSAHHGGHQHMATKHLGRAITEKQRRRWVDLLLDTADEVGLPTDPEFRAVFVYYIEWGTRMALIYSGPNPPPVDAAKIPVWSWGQTPPWVPKTPTS; from the coding sequence ATGAGCACGACACCCACCATCTACGAGTGGATGGGCGGCGCGGAGGCGATGAACCGCCTCACCGACGCCTTCTACGGCCACGCCCTGCAGGACGAGATCCTGGCCCCGGTCTTCGCGGGCATGGACTCCGAGCACCCGCAGCACGTCGCGGTCTGGCTGTCGGAGGTCTTCGGCGGCCCGTCGGACTACTCCGCCCACCACGGCGGCCACCAGCACATGGCCACCAAGCACCTGGGCCGCGCCATCACCGAGAAGCAGCGCCGCCGCTGGGTGGACCTGCTCCTGGACACGGCGGACGAGGTCGGCCTCCCGACGGACCCCGAGTTCCGCGCGGTGTTCGTCTACTACATCGAGTGGGGCACCCGCATGGCCCTGATCTACTCGGGCCCCAACCCGCCGCCGGTGGACGCGGCCAAGATCCCGGTCTGGTCCTGGGGCCAAACTCCCCCGTGGGTCCCGAAGACCCCGACCTCCTGA
- a CDS encoding sugar-binding transcriptional regulator, producing the protein MNSSEENAVSAMSAGRSALRMGPAELVQAAAMARRFYLEGKSKIQIAEEFGVSRFKVARVLETALERDLVRIEIRVPAELDAERSDALRARYGLRHAVVVESPADATEDAPDPENLGAVAADLLGELVNEGDVLGLAWGRSTIHMAASLHRLPPCTVVQLTGVYDAGTAERGSVEAVRRAAQVSGGDAHPIYAPMLLPDPATAAALRSQTGIARAFEYFDKVTVAAVSIGSWEPGISTVHDMLTDEERAHYASLGVAAEMSAHLFDSEGRRVGRDLGERCITVEADRLRRIPEVVAIAGGLRKASAIGAVLRSGLVTSLVTDTAVADYLLTESAPGLRPALERADPDDL; encoded by the coding sequence GTGAACAGCAGTGAGGAGAACGCGGTGTCTGCAATGTCGGCGGGACGGTCAGCCCTGCGGATGGGACCCGCGGAGCTGGTACAGGCGGCGGCCATGGCGCGCCGCTTCTACCTCGAGGGCAAGTCCAAGATCCAGATCGCCGAGGAGTTCGGCGTGAGCCGCTTCAAGGTGGCCCGGGTCCTGGAGACCGCCCTCGAACGCGACCTCGTACGGATCGAGATCCGGGTGCCGGCCGAACTGGACGCGGAGCGGTCGGACGCGCTCAGGGCCCGGTACGGGCTGCGGCACGCCGTCGTGGTGGAGTCGCCCGCCGACGCCACCGAGGACGCGCCCGATCCGGAGAACCTGGGCGCGGTCGCCGCCGATCTGCTGGGCGAGCTGGTCAACGAGGGCGACGTACTGGGCCTGGCGTGGGGACGGTCGACCATTCACATGGCCGCCTCCCTGCACCGGCTGCCGCCGTGCACCGTGGTGCAGCTGACCGGTGTGTACGACGCGGGGACCGCCGAGCGCGGGTCCGTGGAGGCCGTACGGCGGGCCGCGCAGGTCTCCGGCGGGGACGCCCACCCGATCTACGCGCCGATGCTGCTGCCCGACCCTGCGACCGCGGCCGCGCTGCGCAGCCAGACCGGGATCGCGCGTGCCTTCGAGTACTTCGACAAGGTGACGGTCGCCGCCGTCTCCATCGGGTCGTGGGAGCCGGGCATCTCCACCGTCCACGACATGCTGACGGACGAGGAGCGGGCCCACTACGCCTCGCTGGGCGTGGCGGCCGAGATGTCGGCCCACCTGTTCGACTCCGAGGGGCGGCGGGTCGGCCGGGACCTCGGCGAGCGGTGCATCACCGTCGAGGCCGACCGGCTGCGGCGGATCCCCGAGGTCGTGGCGATCGCGGGCGGGCTGCGCAAGGCCTCCGCGATCGGGGCGGTGCTGCGGTCGGGGCTGGTGACCAGCCTGGTCACGGACACGGCGGTCGCCGACTACCTGCTGACCGAGTCGGCCCCCGGGCTGCGGCCGGCGCTCGAGCGGGCGGATCCGGACGACCTGTAG
- a CDS encoding FAD-dependent oxidoreductase: protein MSAAPESAAAVTAAATERAENRKPVILAVDDDPQVLRAVRRDLRSAYGDRYRVLGASSAADALKILDSLDERGHDPALFLVDQRMPDVTGVEFLLEAVSRFPDARRVLLTAYAETDAAITAINRVRLDYYLLKPWDPPHERLFPVLDDLLSDWLATYRPAYDGIIVAGHLVSPGTHAVRDFFTRNGQPFRFLNVERDPEALTLIAGQPDAALPLVRFPDGAVLSAPTDTQLAQHLGLVTTASRPHYECVIVGAGPAGLAAGVYSASEGLSTLMLDSRAPGGQAGTSSLIENYLGFPSGLSGSDLTRRATIQASRFGAEILHPVEVVSLTRDDPAKILMLADGTEISAETVLLATGVSYNRLEAPGADRFEGAGLYYGAATTESSACISQHVFIVGGANSAGQAAVHFAKYAARVTILVRADSLDASMSRYLIDEIDRTPNIEIRVRTTVLRLDGEEHLERLTLHDSATGEDTEVPARFMFTFIGARPHTDWLSGVVERDEYGFVLTGSDLIANGGELPAEWSLERAPYPLETSVPGVFAAGDVRAHSVKRVASGVGEGAMAVSLIHRYRSMG, encoded by the coding sequence GTGAGCGCGGCCCCCGAGAGCGCGGCCGCCGTGACCGCGGCCGCGACCGAGCGCGCGGAGAACCGCAAGCCCGTCATCCTGGCCGTGGACGACGACCCGCAGGTGCTGCGCGCGGTGCGCCGCGACCTGCGCAGCGCCTACGGAGACCGTTACCGGGTGCTCGGCGCCTCCTCGGCCGCCGACGCCCTGAAGATCCTGGACTCCCTCGACGAACGCGGCCACGACCCGGCGCTGTTCCTCGTGGACCAGCGGATGCCCGACGTCACCGGCGTCGAGTTCCTGCTGGAGGCGGTCAGCCGCTTCCCGGACGCCCGTCGCGTGCTGCTGACCGCGTACGCGGAGACGGACGCGGCGATCACCGCCATCAACCGGGTCCGGCTGGACTACTACCTGCTCAAGCCGTGGGACCCGCCGCACGAGCGGCTCTTCCCGGTCCTGGACGACCTGCTGTCGGACTGGCTGGCCACCTACCGGCCCGCGTACGACGGGATCATCGTCGCCGGCCACCTGGTCTCCCCGGGCACCCACGCCGTGCGGGACTTCTTCACCCGCAACGGCCAGCCGTTCCGGTTCCTCAACGTGGAGCGGGACCCCGAGGCGCTGACCCTGATCGCCGGCCAGCCCGACGCCGCGCTCCCGCTCGTCCGCTTCCCCGACGGAGCGGTGCTCTCCGCCCCGACCGACACCCAGCTCGCACAGCACCTGGGCCTGGTCACCACCGCCTCCCGCCCGCACTACGAGTGCGTCATCGTCGGAGCAGGCCCGGCGGGCCTGGCGGCCGGGGTCTACTCGGCCTCCGAGGGCCTGTCGACGCTGATGCTGGACTCCCGCGCCCCGGGCGGCCAGGCCGGCACCTCCAGCCTGATCGAGAACTACCTGGGCTTCCCGTCGGGCCTCTCGGGCAGCGACCTGACCCGCCGCGCCACCATCCAGGCCTCCCGGTTCGGCGCCGAGATCCTGCACCCGGTGGAGGTCGTCTCGCTGACCCGCGACGACCCGGCGAAGATCCTGATGCTGGCCGACGGCACGGAGATCTCCGCCGAGACGGTCCTCCTGGCCACCGGGGTCTCGTACAACCGCCTCGAGGCCCCCGGCGCGGACCGTTTCGAGGGGGCGGGCCTGTACTACGGCGCGGCGACCACGGAGAGCTCGGCCTGCATCTCGCAGCACGTGTTCATCGTGGGCGGGGCCAACTCGGCCGGCCAGGCCGCGGTGCACTTCGCCAAGTACGCCGCCCGCGTGACGATCCTGGTCCGCGCGGACTCCCTGGACGCGAGCATGTCCCGCTACCTGATCGACGAGATCGACCGCACCCCGAACATCGAGATCAGGGTCCGTACGACGGTGCTCCGGCTGGACGGAGAGGAGCACCTGGAACGGCTGACCCTGCACGACTCGGCGACGGGCGAGGACACCGAGGTCCCGGCCCGCTTCATGTTCACCTTCATCGGCGCCCGCCCGCACACCGACTGGCTCTCGGGCGTCGTCGAGCGCGACGAGTACGGCTTCGTGCTCACCGGCTCGGACCTGATCGCGAACGGCGGCGAGCTCCCGGCGGAGTGGAGCCTGGAGCGCGCCCCCTACCCGCTGGAGACCAGCGTCCCCGGAGTCTTCGCGGCGGGCGACGTCCGCGCCCACTCGGTGAAGCGGGTCGCGTCGGGCGTCGGCGAGGGCGCGATGGCCGTCTCGCTGATCCACCGCTACCGCTCGATGGGCTGA
- the rpe gene encoding ribulose-phosphate 3-epimerase yields the protein MAAQIYPSILSADFARLAEEAKAVEGADWLHVDVMDNHFVPNLTLGMPIVESLSRATDIPLDLHLMIADPDRWAPQYVEAGAGSVTFHAEAAAAPVRLAREIRAKGARASMALKPATPIEQYEDILPELDMLLIMTVEPGFGGQPFLDIMLPKIRRTRELIAKHGLELWLQVDGGVSASTIERCAEAGADVFVAGSAVYGAVDPAAAVSTLREQADAAISVAPWACDH from the coding sequence ATGGCCGCTCAGATTTATCCCAGCATCCTGTCCGCCGACTTCGCCCGACTCGCCGAGGAGGCGAAGGCGGTCGAGGGAGCCGACTGGCTGCATGTCGACGTCATGGACAACCACTTCGTCCCCAACCTCACCCTCGGGATGCCGATCGTGGAGTCCCTGAGCAGGGCCACGGACATTCCGCTGGACCTCCACCTGATGATCGCGGACCCGGACCGCTGGGCCCCGCAGTACGTCGAGGCGGGCGCCGGGTCGGTCACCTTCCACGCCGAGGCCGCGGCGGCCCCGGTGCGGCTCGCGCGGGAGATCCGGGCGAAGGGCGCGCGGGCGTCCATGGCCCTCAAGCCCGCGACGCCGATCGAACAGTACGAGGACATCCTCCCCGAGCTCGACATGCTGCTGATCATGACGGTCGAGCCGGGCTTCGGCGGCCAGCCCTTTCTCGACATCATGCTGCCCAAGATCCGCCGCACCAGGGAGCTGATCGCCAAGCACGGTCTGGAGCTGTGGCTCCAGGTGGACGGCGGGGTCTCGGCCTCGACGATCGAACGCTGTGCCGAGGCCGGCGCCGACGTCTTCGTCGCGGGCAGTGCGGTCTACGGCGCCGTCGATCCGGCCGCCGCCGTGAGCACGCTGCGTGAGCAGGCGGACGCGGCGATCTCCGTGGCGCCCTGGGCTTGCGACCACTGA
- a CDS encoding nuclear transport factor 2 family protein: protein MPAERQLTEDAIRSFAEDWYVALDQHVPLDQVLALITEDLEFKVPEDVFLGHQGFGRWYEAVTNRFFDEVHTVTKVEPVIEGDRAIVRVLVNWQAKIWDPPAARSEWLGFDADQTWTVVAGPDGPLIKQYTVNDLAPMPGSGSL from the coding sequence ATGCCCGCCGAGCGGCAGTTGACCGAGGACGCGATCCGCAGTTTCGCCGAGGACTGGTACGTGGCGCTGGACCAGCACGTACCGCTGGACCAGGTGCTCGCCCTGATCACCGAGGATCTGGAGTTCAAGGTCCCCGAGGACGTCTTCCTCGGGCACCAGGGCTTCGGCCGCTGGTACGAGGCCGTCACCAACCGCTTCTTCGACGAGGTGCACACCGTCACGAAGGTGGAGCCCGTCATCGAGGGCGACCGGGCGATCGTCCGGGTGCTCGTCAACTGGCAGGCCAAGATCTGGGACCCGCCGGCCGCCCGCAGCGAGTGGCTCGGCTTCGACGCCGACCAGACCTGGACCGTGGTGGCCGGTCCCGACGGACCGCTGATCAAGCAGTACACCGTCAACGACCTGGCTCCGATGCCCGGTTCCGGCTCGCTCTGA